Proteins from a single region of Candidatus Delongbacteria bacterium:
- a CDS encoding sigma-70 family RNA polymerase sigma factor: MRANQTLERYLQEIGEVELLTADQEIELAKRIKKGDQTALETLTKANLRFVVSVAKQYQNQGLDLCDLINEGNLGLIKAAKRFDETRGFKFISYAVWWIRQSILQALAEQSRVVRLPLNRVGALNKIGKTYNQLEQQMEREPTAEEIANELEMSAFEVTDTMKRSGRHLSMDAPFNMGEENRLLDILHNESQPAPDSNLMGESLRTEVQRALATLSDREAEVVRLYFGLHREHPMTLEEIGEKFSLTRERVRQIKEKALRRLRHASRSKNLKAYLG; the protein is encoded by the coding sequence GTGCGAGCGAACCAGACCCTGGAACGGTACCTCCAGGAAATCGGCGAGGTGGAACTCCTGACCGCTGACCAGGAAATCGAACTGGCCAAGCGGATCAAGAAGGGGGACCAGACGGCGCTCGAGACGCTGACCAAGGCCAACCTGCGCTTCGTGGTCTCGGTGGCCAAACAGTACCAGAACCAGGGCCTGGACCTCTGCGACCTGATCAACGAGGGCAACCTCGGCCTGATCAAGGCCGCCAAGCGCTTCGACGAGACCCGCGGGTTCAAGTTCATCTCCTACGCCGTGTGGTGGATCCGGCAGTCGATCCTGCAGGCCCTGGCGGAGCAGAGCCGCGTGGTGCGGCTGCCCCTGAACCGCGTGGGCGCGCTGAACAAGATCGGCAAGACCTACAACCAGCTCGAACAGCAGATGGAGCGCGAGCCCACCGCCGAGGAGATCGCCAACGAGCTCGAGATGTCCGCCTTCGAAGTGACGGACACCATGAAGCGCTCGGGCCGGCACTTGTCCATGGACGCGCCCTTCAACATGGGCGAAGAGAACCGCCTGCTGGACATCCTGCACAACGAGTCCCAGCCGGCGCCGGACAGCAACCTGATGGGCGAGTCCCTGCGCACGGAAGTGCAGCGGGCCCTGGCCACGCTCTCCGACCGCGAGGCGGAGGTGGTGCGGCTGTACTTCGGCCTGCACCGGGAGCATCCCATGACGCTGGAGGAGATCGGCGAGAAGTTCAGCCTGACCCGCGAGCGCGTGCGCCAGATCAAGGAAAAGGCCCTGCGGCGCCTGCGTCACGCCAGTCGCAGCAAGAATCTGAAGGCTTATCTGGGCTAA
- a CDS encoding YicC/YloC family endoribonuclease: MIQSMTGFGRGTASGAGYQVQAELSSLNNRFLEIGLKLPRPLMAYQHPIRERLKQAISRGKLNLYMSVTRTAEAELKIEVDEGLARAYRDAARRLALNLQVPETLGTRELLQLDGVLSTGEPAGENDALFGVAGEALGLALDAFHETRRREGETLRQDFVARLETIESAFARIRAAWEANRPEIRRQLQERLNKLLEGSELRPERFEMEVALLLDKQDISEEIVRFQSHSELFRQTLESGQPVGSKLGFILQELVREANTTSSKTPDTEITHLVVQIKEEVERIREQVQNVE; this comes from the coding sequence ATGATCCAGTCCATGACCGGCTTCGGCCGGGGAACGGCCAGCGGCGCCGGATATCAGGTGCAGGCGGAGTTGTCCAGCCTGAACAATCGCTTCCTGGAAATCGGGCTCAAGCTGCCCCGGCCGCTGATGGCCTACCAGCATCCCATCCGGGAGCGGCTCAAACAGGCCATCAGCCGCGGCAAGCTCAACCTCTACATGAGCGTGACGCGCACGGCGGAGGCCGAGTTGAAGATCGAGGTGGACGAGGGCCTGGCCCGCGCCTACCGCGACGCCGCCCGCCGGCTGGCGCTGAACCTGCAGGTGCCCGAGACCCTGGGCACGCGCGAGCTGCTCCAGCTGGACGGCGTGCTTTCCACCGGCGAGCCCGCGGGCGAGAACGACGCCCTCTTCGGCGTGGCCGGCGAGGCGTTGGGTCTGGCCCTGGATGCCTTCCACGAGACCCGGCGCCGCGAGGGCGAGACCCTGCGCCAGGATTTCGTGGCGCGGCTGGAGACCATCGAGAGCGCCTTCGCGCGCATCCGCGCCGCCTGGGAGGCCAACCGGCCGGAGATCCGGCGTCAGTTGCAGGAGCGCCTGAACAAGCTGCTGGAGGGCTCGGAGCTGCGGCCCGAGCGTTTCGAGATGGAAGTGGCGCTGCTGCTGGACAAGCAGGACATCTCCGAGGAGATCGTGCGCTTCCAGAGTCACAGCGAGCTGTTCCGCCAGACGCTGGAGAGCGGGCAGCCGGTGGGGTCCAAGCTGGGCTTCATCCTGCAGGAGTTGGTGCGCGAGGCCAACACCACCAGCTCCAAGACGCCGGACACGGAGATCACCCACCTGGTCGTGCAGATCAAGGAAGAGGTGGAACGGATCCGCGAACAGGTGCAGAACGTCGAGTGA
- the gmk gene encoding guanylate kinase, with amino-acid sequence MTGGLVVMAGPSGAGKSTLLKRLLAGHGRFAFAVSCTTRPPRAGEQEGREYYFIGPEEFERRVQAGEFAEWEAFFAHRYGTLKTEIERLRQAGRHVVFDLDVKGALNLKGQYPEARLVFVAPPSLEELERRLRARGSESEEQVQIRLARCREELELAARFDCRVVNDRLESSYLELLRCLEAFLQPAEEGEERRAEPA; translated from the coding sequence ATGACCGGCGGTCTGGTGGTGATGGCCGGGCCCTCGGGCGCGGGCAAGAGCACGCTGCTCAAGCGCCTGCTGGCCGGGCACGGGCGTTTCGCCTTCGCCGTCTCCTGCACCACGCGGCCTCCGCGGGCCGGCGAGCAGGAGGGCCGGGAGTACTACTTCATCGGCCCGGAGGAGTTCGAACGGCGCGTGCAGGCCGGCGAGTTCGCCGAGTGGGAGGCCTTCTTCGCCCACCGCTACGGCACGCTCAAGACCGAGATCGAGCGGCTGCGCCAGGCGGGCCGGCACGTGGTTTTCGATCTGGACGTGAAGGGCGCGCTGAACCTCAAGGGCCAGTATCCGGAGGCCCGGCTGGTCTTCGTGGCGCCGCCCTCGCTGGAAGAACTGGAACGCCGCCTGCGGGCGCGGGGCAGCGAGAGCGAGGAGCAGGTGCAGATCCGCCTGGCCCGCTGTCGCGAGGAACTGGAACTGGCCGCCCGCTTCGATTGCCGGGTGGTCAACGATCGGCTGGAATCAAGTTATCTCGAGTTGCTCCGCTGCCTGGAGGCCTTCCTGCAGCCGGCGGAAGAAGGGGAGGAACGCCGTGCAGAGCCTGCATGA
- the coaBC gene encoding bifunctional phosphopantothenoylcysteine decarboxylase/phosphopantothenate--cysteine ligase CoaBC, with product MENPASAKILLGVTGGIAAYKSCLLLRRLVSAGHDVRVVMTRHAAQFVGPLTFSTLSGHPVLADPFAEGRVEGAEHIDLSAWAERFVVAPATANILGKAAQGLADDFLSTLICAFDKPILFAPAMNHRMWANPAVRHNCQRLQEFGHTLVEPDSGWLACGETGAGRMAEPEVIHEWLEWQIQRTGELAGRRVLVSAGPTVEDIDEVRVLSNRSSGRMGFALARAAQRMGAETRLVAGPVELPTPLGVCRTDVRSAAQMAAALREQARDADLVVMCAAVADYAPEFQPGKRKKDGGEWLLPLRPTEDILGSLAQLPGRAGRVHVGFALEVEQELEHGADKLRRKDLDLVCVNNPRTEGAGFGSPTNRVTLLGRDGSVEELPLLDKLDAARHILRRAAHLLDARP from the coding sequence ATGGAGAATCCCGCTAGCGCCAAGATCCTGCTGGGCGTCACCGGCGGCATCGCGGCCTACAAGTCCTGCCTGCTGCTGCGGCGGCTGGTCAGCGCCGGTCACGACGTCCGGGTGGTGATGACCCGTCATGCGGCCCAGTTCGTCGGGCCGCTGACCTTCTCCACCCTCTCGGGTCACCCGGTGCTGGCGGATCCCTTCGCCGAGGGCCGGGTGGAGGGCGCCGAGCACATCGACCTCTCCGCCTGGGCCGAGCGCTTCGTGGTGGCGCCGGCCACGGCCAACATCCTGGGCAAGGCCGCCCAGGGCCTCGCCGACGACTTCCTCTCCACGCTGATCTGCGCCTTCGACAAGCCCATCCTCTTCGCTCCCGCCATGAACCACCGCATGTGGGCCAATCCCGCCGTGCGCCACAACTGCCAGCGCCTGCAGGAGTTCGGCCACACTCTGGTGGAGCCCGACTCCGGCTGGCTGGCCTGCGGCGAGACTGGCGCCGGCCGGATGGCCGAGCCCGAGGTGATCCACGAGTGGCTGGAGTGGCAGATCCAGCGCACGGGCGAACTGGCCGGCCGCCGCGTGCTGGTCAGTGCCGGACCCACGGTGGAGGACATCGACGAGGTGCGCGTGCTGAGCAACCGCTCCAGCGGCCGGATGGGCTTCGCCCTGGCGCGTGCCGCGCAGCGGATGGGCGCCGAGACGCGGCTGGTGGCCGGACCGGTGGAGCTGCCCACCCCGCTGGGGGTCTGTCGCACGGACGTGCGCTCCGCCGCGCAGATGGCCGCGGCCCTGCGCGAGCAGGCCCGCGACGCGGACCTGGTGGTGATGTGCGCGGCCGTGGCCGACTACGCGCCCGAGTTCCAGCCCGGCAAGCGCAAGAAGGACGGCGGCGAGTGGCTGCTGCCCCTGCGGCCGACGGAGGACATCCTGGGCTCGCTGGCCCAGCTGCCCGGGCGGGCCGGCCGCGTCCACGTGGGCTTCGCCCTGGAGGTGGAGCAGGAGCTGGAGCACGGGGCCGACAAACTGCGCCGCAAGGATCTGGACCTGGTCTGCGTGAACAATCCACGGACGGAGGGCGCGGGCTTCGGCTCGCCCACCAACCGCGTCACGCTGCTGGGGCGCGACGGCTCGGTGGAGGAACTGCCGCTGCTGGACAAGCTCGACGCCGCCCGCCACATCCTGCGGCGCGCCGCCCACCTGCTGGACGCCCGGCCGTGA
- a CDS encoding uracil-DNA glycosylase codes for MSDTLKARLLELLEGQAEFGALPLPAGVDPALFRDPARLRKALESRGAGAPAAPASTSQPSPWSGGSLRPTAPAAAPPVKAPPAKAPLNAPPVRPLELRWSSLDELRAAVCACKLCGLAGRRTQTVFGVGRTNADLVLVGEAPGEQEDLRGEPFVGPAGELLDKMLAAIGFARQDLFICNTLKCRPPGNRNPGVDELVACRPFLDHQLHFLKPKLILALGKVAANTLLGRESSLGSMRGEEFSYQGVPLRVTYHPAALLRNIHWKRPAWEDLQALRKRYDELGGAPGSLPQAGKAS; via the coding sequence GTGAGCGACACCCTCAAGGCCCGACTGCTGGAGCTTTTGGAAGGGCAGGCCGAGTTCGGCGCGCTGCCCCTGCCCGCCGGCGTGGATCCGGCGCTGTTCCGGGATCCGGCCCGCCTGCGCAAGGCCCTGGAGAGCCGGGGTGCGGGGGCGCCCGCCGCGCCGGCTTCTACCTCTCAACCCTCCCCGTGGTCGGGCGGCAGCCTGCGGCCGACCGCTCCCGCCGCCGCGCCGCCGGTCAAGGCGCCGCCGGCAAAGGCGCCGCTGAATGCCCCGCCAGTCCGCCCGTTGGAATTGCGTTGGTCCAGCTTGGACGAGCTGCGGGCCGCGGTCTGCGCCTGCAAGCTGTGCGGGCTGGCGGGCCGCCGCACCCAGACGGTGTTCGGCGTGGGCCGGACCAACGCGGATCTGGTGCTGGTGGGCGAGGCCCCCGGCGAGCAGGAGGATCTGCGCGGCGAGCCCTTCGTGGGCCCGGCGGGGGAACTGCTGGACAAGATGCTGGCGGCCATCGGCTTCGCCCGCCAGGATCTGTTCATCTGCAACACGCTCAAGTGCCGGCCGCCCGGCAACCGCAATCCCGGCGTGGACGAGCTGGTGGCCTGCCGTCCCTTCCTGGACCACCAGCTGCACTTCCTGAAGCCCAAGCTGATCCTGGCGCTGGGCAAGGTGGCGGCCAACACGCTGCTGGGCCGCGAGAGCAGTCTGGGATCCATGCGGGGCGAGGAATTCAGCTACCAGGGCGTGCCCCTGCGGGTGACCTACCACCCCGCCGCCCTGCTGCGCAACATCCACTGGAAGCGCCCCGCCTGGGAGGATCTGCAGGCCCTGCGCAAGCGCTACGACGAGCTGGGCGGCGCTCCCGGCTCCCTGCCCCAGGCTGGCAAGGCAAGCTGA
- a CDS encoding T9SS type A sorting domain-containing protein, with protein sequence MSRFPQGLLLLLFWVGAAQGLIRVPQDVDSIQTAIDLAMDGDTVVVAPGTWYERLHINSGQVTLCSNFLFSQDSADIVATILDGQFQGTILSVDMDAESRLELNGFTVTRGQGAYDAETGDRVGGGVDFIQAGTVYLSNLVFHNNRAPRAGSAVFYIDFQHPSSARFVLNNVNCFENEYTNSYNAAYGAIHISYAKRIEASRLRISNINQSMYKQYLLVASDTLEVDDCSFSGLTNMLGMPYKFGAYDNYGRSMYMQLTNINISENVFNNVGGFAFVQGYNGFCRLHNIRMENNVFPNGGMQFEFGNYGTYLADSIFICGNQSAKSYALFNCQIPGTITNLFVIGNHMGSHAEFEPTWPGENAIMEDLSIDGAIFADNVLERSLAPPGQYTSGGHLLHLSGHTADSLFYRNMSFINNLHIDPDVYEMADVYAGIPGANDGRLIDGIYGVRPHYFEMDSCVFIGNRQPNIIPEVEPVNSPGAQFYIGSNVWIYGGTDIFTRIVKNVQMIDCDDGGIVIGNKGDLFVDNVMIINNKRAGLAIGCNDTNYTANVNNVYISNLQQQESYTEFPYYSCHQNALSLVIRSNQANDISNITIEGCDVPFIIRNEESYEGTIIRNSLFSENGSIDFENPNGQPITFEYCLLPEDRPGVGNLVEVDPLFDEMLGPPWLSVLSPCIDAGIPDPMWDDREDPTNPGHALWPSQGTLRNDIGYTGGPHATLYDTTWTHLPKWEPRTIPQVFSLGAPWPNPFNPVTWIPITLQSPAAFTLAVYNLLGQQVGLLHHGPLHAGTHVFPLEAQSLASGTYVVTMTCAGRVQSRAITLLR encoded by the coding sequence ATGTCACGCTTTCCGCAAGGACTTCTTCTGCTGCTGTTCTGGGTCGGCGCGGCCCAGGGCCTGATCCGTGTCCCCCAGGACGTGGATTCCATCCAGACCGCCATCGATTTGGCCATGGATGGCGACACGGTGGTCGTGGCCCCAGGGACCTGGTACGAGCGCTTGCACATTAACTCGGGCCAAGTCACGTTGTGCTCGAATTTCCTATTCAGCCAAGACAGTGCGGACATTGTGGCCACCATTTTGGATGGGCAGTTCCAGGGCACGATCCTCAGCGTGGATATGGATGCTGAAAGTCGCCTTGAACTGAATGGATTCACGGTTACCCGTGGACAAGGTGCCTATGACGCGGAGACAGGAGATCGAGTCGGTGGAGGAGTGGATTTCATTCAAGCGGGGACCGTGTACCTGAGCAATCTGGTATTTCATAACAATCGTGCGCCCCGCGCGGGATCAGCTGTGTTTTACATAGATTTTCAACATCCTAGCTCTGCGCGATTTGTTCTCAATAATGTCAATTGCTTCGAAAATGAATACACCAATTCTTACAATGCGGCTTATGGGGCAATCCACATATCTTATGCAAAGAGAATTGAAGCAAGTCGACTTAGAATTTCAAATATTAATCAGTCAATGTATAAACAGTACCTGTTAGTTGCAAGCGACACATTAGAAGTTGATGATTGCTCGTTCTCAGGACTAACAAACATGTTGGGGATGCCCTATAAATTTGGTGCTTATGACAACTACGGAAGATCTATGTATATGCAATTAACTAATATCAACATTTCTGAAAATGTATTCAATAATGTGGGGGGATTTGCTTTTGTGCAAGGATACAATGGTTTTTGCAGACTGCACAACATAAGGATGGAAAATAATGTTTTCCCCAATGGAGGAATGCAGTTTGAATTTGGGAACTATGGAACTTATTTAGCAGATAGTATCTTCATTTGCGGTAACCAATCGGCAAAATCGTACGCATTGTTCAATTGTCAGATTCCAGGCACCATTACTAACCTCTTTGTCATCGGCAACCACATGGGCAGCCATGCTGAGTTCGAACCGACTTGGCCGGGTGAAAATGCCATTATGGAGGATCTAAGTATTGACGGGGCCATCTTTGCGGACAATGTGCTGGAGCGGTCCTTGGCACCGCCGGGGCAATATACGAGCGGGGGGCATCTTCTGCATTTAAGTGGACACACCGCTGATTCGCTCTTTTATCGAAACATGAGTTTCATCAATAACCTACATATTGATCCGGATGTATATGAAATGGCAGATGTGTATGCAGGGATCCCCGGCGCAAATGATGGTCGTTTAATTGATGGCATCTATGGTGTTCGTCCTCATTACTTTGAGATGGATTCATGTGTGTTCATTGGGAATCGACAACCCAATATCATCCCTGAAGTTGAACCAGTGAATTCGCCAGGCGCGCAGTTTTACATTGGAAGCAATGTATGGATTTACGGGGGGACAGACATTTTCACACGAATTGTTAAAAATGTTCAAATGATTGATTGTGATGATGGTGGTATTGTAATAGGAAACAAGGGAGATTTGTTTGTTGACAATGTGATGATTATAAATAACAAGCGAGCGGGATTGGCTATTGGCTGCAATGATACTAATTACACTGCCAATGTAAATAATGTTTATATCTCAAATCTTCAACAACAAGAATCCTACACGGAATTTCCATATTATAGCTGCCACCAAAATGCTTTGTCTTTAGTTATTAGGAGTAATCAAGCGAATGATATATCGAACATTACAATAGAAGGATGCGATGTTCCGTTTATTATTAGAAATGAAGAATCATATGAAGGAACGATAATTCGGAATAGCTTGTTCTCAGAAAATGGATCGATTGACTTTGAAAACCCTAATGGGCAGCCAATTACATTTGAGTATTGTCTTTTGCCAGAGGACCGTCCAGGAGTCGGCAATTTGGTTGAAGTTGATCCCCTATTCGATGAAATGCTTGGCCCACCGTGGCTTTCGGTCCTATCTCCTTGCATCGATGCCGGCATTCCGGATCCCATGTGGGATGATCGTGAGGACCCCACCAATCCAGGTCACGCCCTTTGGCCCAGCCAGGGCACGTTGCGGAATGACATTGGCTATACCGGCGGTCCGCATGCCACTCTTTACGATACCACGTGGACCCATCTGCCCAAGTGGGAACCTAGGACAATCCCCCAGGTCTTTTCCCTGGGCGCGCCCTGGCCCAACCCCTTCAATCCCGTGACCTGGATCCCAATCACGTTGCAGAGTCCGGCAGCCTTCACATTAGCTGTGTACAATCTGCTGGGGCAGCAGGTGGGACTTCTTCACCACGGTCCCTTGCACGCCGGAACCCATGTATTCCCATTGGAAGCGCAGTCCTTGGCCAGTGGCACCTACGTCGTCACCATGACCTGTGCCGGTCGAGTGCAAAGCCGCGCCATTACCCTGTTACGCTGA
- a CDS encoding OsmC family protein codes for MIRSATAHWQGDLKAGRGTLSSASGVLQETAYSFHTRFEDGAGTNPEELIAAAHAGCFSMALSAQLGAAGLTPTSIKTAAQLSFEKLEAGFTITKIQLTCRASVPGATPEAFQTAAQSAKAGCPVSRVLNAEISLDAALV; via the coding sequence ATGATCCGCAGCGCAACCGCCCATTGGCAGGGCGACCTGAAGGCCGGCCGGGGCACCCTCAGCTCAGCCAGCGGCGTGCTCCAGGAGACGGCCTATTCCTTCCACACCCGCTTCGAGGACGGCGCCGGCACCAACCCGGAGGAGCTGATCGCCGCGGCCCACGCGGGCTGCTTCTCCATGGCGCTCTCCGCCCAGCTGGGCGCGGCGGGCTTGACGCCCACCTCCATCAAGACCGCGGCGCAGCTCAGTTTCGAGAAGCTCGAGGCCGGCTTCACCATCACCAAAATCCAGCTGACCTGTCGCGCCAGCGTCCCGGGCGCCACGCCCGAGGCCTTCCAGACCGCCGCGCAGTCCGCCAAGGCCGGTTGTCCGGTGAGCCGCGTGCTCAACGCGGAGATCAGCCTGGACGCCGCGCTGGTCTAG
- a CDS encoding NAD-dependent malic enzyme: MRHETGRRFIKRLRVKLPDAPGWLGQFTTRLGDLGVRFGEIHTVHIGKRDRIRDLDVLLPSAAALEQALEAIRAMAGVELLGITDVVRERHLGGKVEMTPRVKVETVDDLGIVYTPGVASICLEIHQNPELALTYTGIQNTVAIVTNGTAVLGLGDIGPVAGMPVMEGKALLFHLLAGISGIPILLDARDPEEIIAAVKAIAPTFGAIKLEDIKAPECFEIEARLDALLDIPVMHDDQHGTATVVLAALLSIARQRELDLAHAEVGIVGLGAAGAGIHQLLSAYGVKTIYGADINPLMSERFASKGGQPTDLAGVMARSSIVIATTGVPGLIKAAQVRPGQVILALSNPNPEIEPDEALAAGASFAADGKGVNNAMAFPGLFKGALTARARTINNEMKIAAARTIALNALEGDLTPNILDRAVHAEIAAAVAAAAWASGVARGGGDESHSHYQKEIPA; the protein is encoded by the coding sequence ATGCGCCACGAGACCGGACGACGATTCATCAAGCGACTGCGCGTGAAGCTGCCCGACGCGCCGGGCTGGCTGGGCCAGTTCACCACCCGCCTGGGCGACCTGGGCGTGCGCTTCGGCGAGATCCACACCGTCCACATCGGCAAACGCGACCGCATCCGCGACCTGGACGTGCTGCTGCCCAGCGCGGCGGCCCTGGAACAGGCCCTGGAGGCCATCCGCGCCATGGCGGGCGTGGAGCTCTTGGGCATCACGGACGTGGTGCGCGAGCGCCACCTGGGCGGCAAGGTGGAGATGACCCCGCGCGTCAAGGTGGAGACGGTGGACGACCTGGGCATCGTCTACACGCCCGGCGTGGCCTCCATCTGCCTGGAGATCCACCAGAACCCCGAGCTGGCCCTGACCTACACGGGGATCCAGAACACAGTGGCCATCGTGACCAACGGCACCGCCGTGCTGGGGCTGGGGGACATCGGGCCGGTGGCCGGCATGCCCGTGATGGAGGGCAAGGCCCTGCTCTTCCACTTGCTGGCCGGGATCAGCGGCATCCCCATCCTGCTGGATGCGCGCGACCCCGAGGAGATCATCGCGGCGGTGAAGGCCATCGCCCCCACCTTCGGCGCCATCAAGCTGGAAGACATCAAGGCCCCGGAGTGCTTCGAGATCGAGGCCCGGCTGGACGCCCTGCTGGACATCCCCGTGATGCACGATGACCAGCACGGCACCGCCACCGTGGTGCTGGCCGCGCTGCTCAGCATCGCGCGCCAGAGAGAACTGGACCTGGCACACGCGGAGGTGGGAATCGTCGGGCTGGGCGCCGCCGGCGCGGGCATCCATCAGCTGCTCAGCGCCTACGGCGTGAAGACCATTTACGGCGCGGACATCAATCCGCTGATGAGCGAGCGCTTCGCCTCCAAGGGCGGCCAGCCCACGGATCTGGCCGGCGTGATGGCCCGCTCCTCCATCGTCATTGCCACCACGGGCGTGCCCGGGCTGATCAAGGCAGCCCAGGTCCGGCCGGGACAGGTGATCCTCGCCCTCTCCAACCCCAACCCGGAGATCGAACCCGACGAAGCGCTGGCGGCGGGCGCCTCCTTCGCGGCGGACGGCAAGGGCGTCAACAACGCCATGGCCTTCCCCGGGCTGTTCAAGGGCGCGCTGACCGCACGGGCCCGCACCATCAACAACGAAATGAAGATCGCCGCGGCCCGGACCATCGCCTTGAACGCGTTGGAGGGCGACCTGACGCCCAACATCCTGGACCGCGCCGTGCACGCGGAGATCGCCGCCGCCGTGGCCGCCGCCGCCTGGGCGTCCGGCGTGGCCCGCGGTGGGGGCGACGAATCGCACAGCCACTATCAGAAGGAGATTCCCGCATGA
- a CDS encoding NADH-quinone oxidoreductase subunit A: protein MQFAFGVVLVFLLMGLLIGIVAITFSSLLRPSKPTEQKLQIYECGELPTGTPWMQFNNRFYTVALVFLLFDVEVVFLFPWAVVFKSLGLFAFVEMFVFVGILALGLAYAWAKGDLDWVRSRRFLKPAAAVEKGQPA from the coding sequence ATGCAATTCGCGTTTGGCGTGGTGCTGGTCTTTCTGCTGATGGGCCTGCTCATCGGCATCGTGGCGATCACCTTCTCCTCGCTGCTGCGGCCGAGCAAGCCCACCGAGCAGAAACTGCAGATCTACGAGTGCGGCGAACTGCCCACGGGCACGCCCTGGATGCAGTTCAACAACCGCTTCTACACGGTGGCCCTGGTCTTCCTGCTCTTCGACGTGGAAGTGGTCTTCCTCTTTCCCTGGGCCGTGGTGTTCAAGAGCCTGGGCCTGTTCGCCTTCGTGGAGATGTTCGTCTTCGTGGGCATCCTGGCGCTGGGACTGGCCTACGCCTGGGCGAAGGGGGATCTGGATTGGGTGCGCAGCCGCCGCTTCCTGAAGCCGGCCGCCGCCGTGGAGAAAGGACAGCCCGCGTGA
- a CDS encoding NADH-quinone oxidoreductase subunit B family protein, producing MNLPIERHEGGNIILTSAEWLVNEAIARSLWPMTFGLACCAIEMMAAGAGRFDIARFGSEVFRPSPRQADCMIVAGTVTMKMASRVKLLYEQMPEPKFVISMGSCSNCGGPYWQHGYHVLKGVDRIIPVDVYIPGCPPRPEALLEGMELLRDIIRGKKPRPGAAARTA from the coding sequence GTGAACCTACCCATCGAGCGTCACGAAGGCGGCAACATCATCCTGACCAGCGCCGAGTGGCTGGTGAACGAGGCCATCGCGCGCAGCCTCTGGCCCATGACCTTCGGCCTGGCCTGCTGCGCCATCGAGATGATGGCCGCCGGCGCCGGGCGCTTCGACATCGCGCGCTTCGGCAGCGAGGTCTTCCGCCCCTCCCCGCGCCAGGCGGACTGCATGATCGTGGCGGGAACGGTGACCATGAAGATGGCCAGCCGCGTCAAGCTGCTCTACGAGCAGATGCCGGAGCCCAAGTTCGTCATCAGCATGGGCAGCTGCTCCAATTGCGGCGGACCCTACTGGCAGCACGGCTACCACGTGCTGAAGGGCGTGGACCGGATCATCCCCGTGGACGTCTACATCCCCGGTTGTCCGCCGCGTCCGGAGGCCCTGCTGGAAGGCATGGAACTGTTGCGCGACATCATTCGGGGCAAGAAGCCGCGCCCGGGCGCGGCCGCCCGGACTGCTTGA
- a CDS encoding NADH-quinone oxidoreductase subunit C gives MEFAELLGHIRAALPEAVLEEHPEAFSPWILVARAQLPALALLLRDDPALDFAQLMCLSGTHLPAGAGEGDRLASIFHLFSPRHRHKLGVKVVLDSVDPACPSVAGVWPTADWHEREAYDLLGIVYEGHPDLRRILCPDDWEGHPLRKDYVTPATYNGMPLD, from the coding sequence ATGGAATTCGCCGAACTGCTCGGGCACATCCGTGCCGCCCTGCCGGAGGCCGTGCTGGAGGAACACCCGGAGGCCTTCAGCCCCTGGATCCTCGTGGCGCGCGCCCAATTGCCGGCTCTGGCCCTGCTGCTGCGCGACGACCCCGCCTTGGACTTCGCCCAGCTGATGTGCCTGTCGGGCACCCACCTACCCGCCGGCGCCGGCGAGGGCGACCGGCTGGCCAGCATCTTCCACCTGTTCAGCCCGCGCCACCGGCACAAGCTGGGCGTCAAGGTCGTGCTGGACTCCGTGGACCCCGCCTGCCCCAGCGTGGCCGGCGTCTGGCCCACCGCGGACTGGCACGAGCGCGAGGCCTACGACCTGCTGGGCATCGTCTACGAGGGCCATCCCGACCTGCGGCGCATCCTCTGCCCGGACGACTGGGAAGGGCATCCGCTGCGCAAGGACTACGTCACCCCGGCCACCTACAACGGCATGCCGCTGGACTAG